A section of the Marinoscillum sp. 108 genome encodes:
- a CDS encoding outer membrane beta-barrel protein, with protein sequence MKRICGVAFLLTLTFTAFSQDNSRPKQPDLPGDLMLDYGFNFWTQKPDALPTRMWSSNSFGIYYNSRVRFNDYISFYPSVGFTFEKYGFDDNQTWLRDSNGDISLDSIGGVTLTKNKLVANYFEVPVEFRIHPLGTVGGEGWFIGLGAIGGIRVGSPHTKIKYNEGDNSIKEKLYDDFNVNRFRYGLQARFGFKTFHVYYKTYLNNVFTSSPDGTKNPQTYTLGVTFSGF encoded by the coding sequence ATGAAGCGAATTTGCGGAGTTGCCTTTCTACTGACACTTACTTTCACAGCGTTTTCACAGGACAATTCACGACCAAAGCAGCCTGACCTTCCCGGCGATCTGATGCTGGACTATGGGTTCAACTTTTGGACACAAAAACCTGATGCATTGCCCACCCGCATGTGGAGCTCCAATTCATTTGGCATCTATTATAACTCTCGGGTTCGTTTCAACGACTACATTTCTTTTTACCCAAGTGTAGGGTTTACGTTCGAAAAGTACGGTTTTGATGACAATCAAACCTGGCTGCGGGATTCAAATGGCGATATATCTCTGGACTCTATTGGTGGTGTCACGCTTACCAAGAATAAGCTGGTGGCCAACTATTTTGAAGTGCCGGTGGAATTCAGGATTCACCCACTGGGTACGGTAGGCGGCGAGGGCTGGTTTATCGGCCTTGGAGCCATCGGTGGCATTCGTGTGGGCTCTCCACATACCAAGATCAAGTATAATGAGGGGGATAATTCGATTAAGGAAAAACTCTACGACGACTTCAACGTCAATAGGTTCAGATATGGTCTTCAGGCAAGATTTGGTTTCAAGACCTTTCATGTGTACTACAAGACCTATCTCAATAACGTTTTTACCAGTTCTCCTGACGGCACCAAAAACCCTCAGACCTACACCCTCGGGGTGACCTTCAGCGGTTTCTAA